Proteins co-encoded in one Haloarcula sp. DT43 genomic window:
- a CDS encoding glutathione S-transferase family protein: MNMLVDGEWRTDAYETTNEDGAFDRQDTTFRDRIEDDPDARFQPEAGRYHLYACRACPWAHRVLVARKLLGLEDAITVDYVDPFRAEDGWQFTPEKEGCTPDTVNGADYLREIYVEADPDATCRVTVPVLWDKQEETIVNNESEEILRMLDTEFDDVAENDVDLYPEGYQDEVDRIIDDIYEPINNGVYRCGFADSQSAYDEAVEELFDALDHWDDVLEDQRFLAGDRLTEADVCMFTTLVRFDEVYHTHFMCNHKLIREYDNLWPYLRDLYQLPGVAETVNMDHITEHYYTTHPDVSPKRIVPMGPDPDFAAGHDRDALPGDLPDALFPTV, encoded by the coding sequence ATGAACATGCTCGTCGACGGCGAGTGGCGGACCGACGCGTACGAAACCACGAACGAGGACGGGGCCTTCGACCGGCAGGACACCACCTTCCGCGACCGAATCGAGGACGACCCCGACGCGCGGTTCCAGCCCGAGGCGGGGCGGTATCACCTGTACGCCTGCCGCGCCTGCCCGTGGGCCCACCGCGTTCTGGTCGCCCGGAAGCTCCTGGGGCTGGAAGACGCCATCACCGTCGACTACGTCGACCCGTTCCGCGCCGAAGACGGCTGGCAGTTCACGCCCGAGAAGGAGGGGTGTACGCCGGATACGGTCAACGGCGCGGACTACCTCCGCGAGATTTACGTCGAGGCCGACCCCGACGCGACCTGTCGCGTGACGGTCCCGGTGCTGTGGGACAAACAGGAGGAGACCATCGTCAACAACGAGTCCGAGGAGATTCTCCGGATGCTGGACACCGAGTTCGACGACGTGGCCGAGAACGACGTAGACCTCTACCCCGAGGGCTATCAGGACGAGGTCGACCGCATCATCGACGACATCTACGAGCCGATCAACAACGGCGTCTACCGCTGTGGCTTCGCCGACAGCCAGTCGGCCTACGACGAGGCCGTCGAGGAGCTGTTCGACGCGCTCGACCACTGGGACGACGTGCTCGAAGACCAGCGGTTCCTCGCCGGCGACCGCCTGACCGAGGCGGACGTCTGCATGTTCACGACGCTGGTGCGCTTCGACGAGGTGTACCACACCCACTTCATGTGCAACCACAAGCTCATCCGCGAGTACGACAACCTCTGGCCGTACCTGCGTGACCTCTACCAGCTCCCCGGCGTCGCCGAGACGGTGAACATGGACCACATCACGGAGCACTACTACACCACTCACCCCGACGTGAGCCCGAAGCGCATCGTCCCGATGGGGCCCGACCCCGACTTCGCCGCCGGCCACGACCGCGACGCGCTGCCGGGCGACCTCCCCGACGCGCTCTTCCCCACGGTGTAA
- a CDS encoding type IV pilin N-terminal domain-containing protein, with the protein MNRVWERRRGVSPVIGIVLLVGIAAILAATVGAFALGFSDQRPAQAPQVAIVADYSERTTGNGEYLNLTFRSGDTVSRDNLSVAVSGAESSDGSDVAMAADPIQAQVPARITSGTQVTIHRGQFTGVGGGEHLDLSDATVRLVWNPADEPTSESYVVYRWPDPSRRN; encoded by the coding sequence ATGAATCGGGTGTGGGAGCGACGCCGGGGTGTCAGCCCGGTCATCGGCATCGTCTTGCTGGTCGGCATCGCCGCGATTCTCGCCGCGACCGTCGGCGCGTTCGCGCTGGGGTTCAGCGACCAGCGCCCCGCGCAGGCCCCACAGGTCGCTATCGTGGCCGACTACAGCGAGCGGACGACCGGCAACGGGGAGTACCTGAACCTCACCTTCCGGAGCGGCGACACTGTCTCTCGGGACAATCTTTCCGTCGCCGTCTCCGGGGCCGAGAGTTCCGACGGCAGCGACGTGGCCATGGCCGCCGACCCGATACAGGCACAGGTGCCGGCGCGGATTACCTCGGGGACCCAGGTCACGATACACCGCGGACAGTTCACCGGTGTCGGCGGCGGGGAGCATCTGGACCTGAGCGACGCGACGGTCCGTCTCGTCTGGAACCCCGCGGACGAGCCGACGTCCGAGAGCTACGTCGTCTACCGCTGGCCGGACCCGAGCCGGCGCAACTGA
- a CDS encoding TrmB family transcriptional regulator, whose product MDDSTLRDRLGQLGLSEKEVDTYLSILGSGEATASEIADDTGVSKRYVYSISESLEDRGFVEVNDHVVPTTIRARPPEEVIDALTDRLEEMGGALDSRYSASAREPQQFDVIKSRVTVIKRLTEYIRNAEREIMLSVPQQYLPEISEELAAAVDRGVLVMLVVSSADGLAPEDVSGLASVARSWDQPMPIMLTVDAQFGLVSPAEMVTRTNSDQRAIAFVQQQLVPVLSGSFLGNYWLMATEVTVADPAPLPATYHDFRHAVLQATLHLRAGHAVQVSAEVRAVQADDDTTTIEGTVVETKQGVAEPQTNSYPIEHTLVVDVGDRTVSLGGSGSFIEDYETDAVTLSLAE is encoded by the coding sequence ATGGACGATTCGACTCTCAGGGACAGGCTGGGACAACTGGGTCTGTCGGAGAAGGAAGTCGACACGTACCTGTCGATTCTCGGCAGCGGCGAGGCCACGGCCAGCGAAATCGCCGACGACACCGGCGTCTCCAAACGGTACGTCTACAGCATCAGCGAGTCGCTCGAGGACCGCGGGTTCGTCGAGGTCAACGACCACGTCGTGCCGACGACGATACGCGCCCGGCCGCCCGAGGAGGTCATCGACGCGCTGACCGACCGCCTCGAGGAGATGGGCGGGGCGCTCGACTCCCGGTACTCCGCGAGTGCGCGGGAGCCCCAGCAGTTCGACGTCATCAAGTCGCGGGTGACGGTCATCAAGCGACTCACGGAGTACATCAGGAACGCGGAGCGCGAGATTATGCTGTCGGTGCCCCAGCAGTACCTGCCCGAGATATCGGAGGAGTTGGCCGCGGCCGTCGACCGCGGCGTCCTCGTGATGCTGGTCGTCAGCAGCGCCGACGGCCTGGCCCCCGAGGACGTGAGCGGGCTGGCCTCCGTCGCCCGCTCCTGGGACCAGCCAATGCCGATAATGCTCACCGTCGACGCCCAGTTCGGCCTCGTCTCCCCGGCGGAGATGGTGACACGCACCAACTCCGACCAGCGGGCCATCGCCTTCGTCCAGCAACAGCTCGTCCCGGTGCTGTCGGGGTCGTTCCTCGGGAACTACTGGCTGATGGCCACCGAGGTGACCGTCGCCGACCCGGCCCCGTTGCCGGCCACCTACCACGACTTCCGCCACGCCGTCCTCCAGGCGACGCTGCACCTGCGCGCCGGCCACGCCGTGCAGGTCTCCGCGGAGGTCCGGGCGGTCCAGGCCGACGACGACACCACCACCATCGAGGGGACCGTCGTCGAGACGAAACAGGGGGTCGCCGAGCCACAGACCAACTCCTACCCCATCGAGCACACGCTGGTCGTCGACGTCGGCGACCGCACCGTATCCCTCGGCGGCTCCGGATCGTTCATCGAGGACTACGAGACGGACGCGGTCACGCTCTCGCTGGCCGAGTGA
- a CDS encoding glycoside hydrolase family 15 protein, giving the protein MTLRTALNDFKRTRDRRHQFPGELRSTTGIFSGFDSRLVHVDGDGSLRDYSYPLCGLTGIDRSRFGVETDSTTWFGADAEQRYRGDGGVVETVHDCGDWAVVQTDCTIERAHITRFELRGDAPANVSLRAFLDFAPDGRDGRQSLLVHGNAVEAYHRSEHDFAGVSSELDTIRGQIPERFPELVDGDPVSFPRATGARRYEDTTLTGGVLLTAPFVDGGVTLATLLTDTADTDRDAALSTVDRLVSDHDTAETLVEVDETQRPGVPADTPSRDSVVADLRVLSLLSAANGARMAAPDFDPYYVTSGGYGYTWFRDDAEIAAFLLEADETFDLGLSAWHRRSAEFYCRTQRPDGSWPHRVWPGDETLAPGWANARLESGSDADYQADQTASVTTFLATYLRTGEPADPERIEATLGRAVESIDDTLADDGLPIACQNAWENMQGRFTHTAATFVHAYAAVARAPVSATLRDHARSQAETVLSALDALWTGDRYALREHDGALDDRLDSATLALPAACRAAAETVDLPAATRERLRTHVETTLDGLERDTGDVRGLVRFEGDDWRRGSQDREKVWTVSTAWGANGAAQLGSLLRDAGDGRASAAYARSRDLLRELRPGGSLVQSGGYLPEQLFDDGTADCGTPLGWPHALRLATVAHLAAAGELTAEPASVGE; this is encoded by the coding sequence ATGACGCTCCGGACGGCACTCAACGACTTCAAGCGGACGCGGGACCGCCGCCACCAGTTCCCGGGTGAGCTCCGCTCTACGACGGGCATCTTCTCCGGGTTCGACAGCCGGCTGGTCCACGTTGACGGCGACGGCTCGCTGCGGGACTACTCCTACCCGCTGTGTGGGCTCACGGGCATCGACCGCTCGCGGTTCGGCGTCGAGACGGACTCGACGACGTGGTTCGGGGCCGACGCCGAGCAGCGATACCGCGGCGACGGTGGCGTCGTCGAGACGGTCCACGACTGTGGCGACTGGGCCGTCGTCCAGACGGACTGTACCATCGAGCGGGCCCACATCACCCGGTTCGAACTCCGCGGCGACGCGCCCGCGAACGTGTCGCTGCGGGCCTTCCTCGATTTCGCACCGGACGGGCGGGACGGCCGGCAGAGCCTCCTGGTGCACGGGAACGCTGTCGAGGCCTACCACCGCTCCGAGCACGACTTCGCTGGCGTCTCCAGCGAACTCGACACCATCCGGGGGCAGATTCCCGAACGGTTCCCCGAACTCGTCGACGGCGACCCCGTCTCGTTCCCCCGGGCCACCGGGGCGCGGCGGTACGAGGACACGACGCTGACCGGCGGCGTCCTGCTGACCGCGCCGTTCGTCGACGGCGGCGTCACGCTGGCGACGCTGCTTACCGACACGGCCGACACCGACCGCGACGCGGCGCTGTCGACCGTCGACCGGCTGGTCAGCGACCACGATACTGCGGAGACGCTGGTCGAAGTCGACGAGACACAGCGCCCAGGCGTGCCCGCGGACACGCCGAGCCGCGACAGCGTCGTGGCCGACCTCCGGGTCCTCTCGCTGCTCTCGGCCGCCAACGGGGCCAGAATGGCCGCTCCTGACTTCGACCCGTACTACGTCACCTCCGGCGGCTACGGCTACACGTGGTTCCGGGACGACGCCGAGATAGCGGCGTTCCTGCTCGAAGCCGACGAGACGTTCGACCTCGGGCTGTCGGCGTGGCACCGGCGCTCCGCCGAATTCTACTGTCGCACACAGCGACCGGACGGGAGCTGGCCCCACCGCGTCTGGCCGGGCGACGAAACGCTCGCGCCGGGCTGGGCGAACGCCCGGCTCGAAAGCGGTTCGGACGCGGACTATCAGGCCGACCAGACCGCGAGCGTCACCACCTTCCTCGCGACGTACCTCCGGACCGGCGAGCCAGCCGACCCGGAGCGAATCGAAGCCACGCTCGGGCGCGCCGTCGAGAGCATCGACGACACGCTGGCCGACGACGGTCTCCCCATCGCTTGCCAGAACGCCTGGGAGAACATGCAGGGCCGGTTCACGCACACCGCTGCGACCTTCGTGCACGCCTACGCGGCCGTCGCCCGCGCGCCCGTCTCGGCCACGCTCCGGGACCACGCCCGGTCGCAGGCCGAGACGGTGCTGTCGGCGCTGGACGCGCTCTGGACCGGCGACCGCTACGCCCTCCGCGAACACGACGGTGCCCTCGACGACCGGCTTGACTCGGCGACGCTGGCCCTCCCCGCGGCCTGTCGCGCCGCCGCCGAGACGGTCGACCTGCCGGCCGCGACCCGCGAGCGGCTCCGGACCCACGTCGAGACGACGCTCGACGGGCTGGAACGGGACACCGGCGACGTCCGCGGGCTCGTCCGCTTCGAGGGCGACGACTGGCGGCGCGGCTCACAAGACCGCGAGAAGGTCTGGACCGTCTCGACGGCCTGGGGGGCAAACGGAGCCGCGCAGCTGGGGTCGCTCCTGCGCGACGCCGGCGACGGCCGGGCGTCGGCGGCCTACGCCCGGTCCCGGGACCTGCTTCGGGAACTCCGCCCCGGCGGGTCGCTCGTCCAGTCCGGCGGCTACCTCCCCGAGCAACTGTTCGACGACGGCACGGCGGACTGCGGGACGCCGCTCGGCTGGCCCCACGCGCTCCGGCTGGCGACGGTCGCCCACCTCGCTGCCGCCGGGGAACTCACCGCCGAGCCGGCGAGCGTCGGCGAGTGA
- a CDS encoding ABC transporter ATP-binding protein: MASLELDGLRKEFDGGSIVAVEDIDLTIDDGEFVTVVGPSGCGKSTTLRMIAGLERPTSGRIRIGDEDVTDVHARKRDVAMVFQNYALYPHKSIRQNMAFGLRMSTDLSKAEREERVTETAEMMGIDDLLDDTPDQLSGGQKQRVALGRAIVREPDVFLFDEPLSNLDAKLRTTMRTEIQRLQEELGITAVYVTHDQEEAMTMGDRIVILDDGRLQQTGRPKTVYENPSNRFVGGFVGSPSMNFLDVTAESVGDGVRLTGASEEFEYDLTGGRIGSLGDGRGGAYVLGVRPEHVSVSDGGDQNAVPATVDVLEPVGSDNYLYLDLGEARPGFEGDGVPAFVARVSTDVEPAVGDRVRVSFDESAVHLFDPETGEAVTAGEDAPVATPQ; the protein is encoded by the coding sequence ATGGCGAGTCTCGAACTAGACGGTCTCCGGAAGGAGTTCGATGGCGGCTCCATCGTCGCGGTCGAGGACATCGACCTGACTATCGACGACGGGGAGTTCGTAACGGTCGTCGGCCCGTCGGGGTGTGGGAAGTCGACGACGCTGCGGATGATTGCCGGCCTCGAACGGCCGACGAGCGGGCGCATCCGCATCGGCGACGAGGACGTGACGGACGTCCACGCCCGCAAGCGCGACGTGGCGATGGTGTTCCAGAACTACGCGCTGTACCCGCACAAGTCCATCCGGCAGAACATGGCCTTCGGCCTGCGGATGAGCACCGACCTCTCGAAGGCCGAACGCGAGGAGCGGGTCACCGAGACGGCCGAGATGATGGGCATCGACGACCTGCTGGACGACACGCCGGACCAGCTCTCGGGCGGCCAGAAACAGCGGGTCGCGCTGGGCCGGGCCATCGTCCGCGAACCCGACGTGTTCCTCTTCGACGAGCCGCTCAGCAACCTCGACGCGAAGCTCCGGACGACGATGCGGACCGAAATCCAGCGGCTGCAGGAGGAACTGGGTATCACGGCCGTCTACGTCACCCACGACCAGGAGGAGGCCATGACGATGGGCGACCGCATCGTCATCCTCGACGACGGGCGGCTCCAGCAGACCGGCCGGCCGAAGACGGTGTACGAGAACCCGAGCAACCGGTTCGTCGGCGGCTTCGTCGGCTCGCCGTCGATGAACTTCCTCGACGTGACCGCGGAGTCGGTCGGCGACGGCGTGCGCCTCACCGGCGCGAGCGAGGAGTTCGAGTACGACCTCACGGGCGGCCGTATCGGGTCCCTGGGCGACGGTCGGGGTGGCGCGTACGTGCTGGGAGTCCGGCCGGAACACGTCTCCGTCAGCGACGGCGGCGACCAGAACGCCGTCCCGGCGACGGTCGACGTGCTCGAACCCGTCGGCAGCGACAACTACCTCTATCTCGACCTGGGCGAGGCACGGCCCGGGTTCGAGGGCGACGGCGTCCCGGCGTTCGTCGCCAGGGTGAGCACCGACGTGGAACCGGCCGTCGGCGACCGCGTCCGGGTGTCGTTCGACGAGTCGGCGGTCCACCTGTTCGACCCGGAGACCGGTGAGGCGGTCACGGCCGGCGAGGACGCGCCCGTCGCGACGCCACAGTAG
- a CDS encoding alpha-amylase family glycosyl hydrolase: MHHPGPPRFAAVGDPVELAPRRPDPDVAAEWELVERPAGSTATLGDGPVCHLNPDVPGVYRAAVSIAGETHEQVVRAFPAVTETVRFSVTEDDFGAEDLAVADRAVVIGKFNDFTMGTHWAERDGDEWVVEADLPPGTHHAIFSFDGSFEATATDEVTVEGPGRPGVELAGDRVDGDLVVSAHVRAAPSGSEPAVEFHLDGRDTLAESAVTVDGDELRVPREALPETARIHAVAVAERHSVSDTLVVERDGRTGGGETSAGDTLAVSRPADPPAWTGDATIYEIFVRSFAGETVATTFEAIERRVPYIESLGVDVVWLTPVQASPTRHGYHITDFFDTAADLGTRREFESLVDRLHDAGIRVVFDLVINHSSRDHPAFQLHRAGVPEYADYYERVPAERDLSGVDWAGEDAPGYYFNWTHIPNLNYDSPAVRRWMLDVVEEWRDVVDGFRCDVAWGVPHGFWKEVRERVKADDPEFLLLDETVPRDAAFAENEFDLHYDTDLFDSLRDVGRGDEPVSALFGALDESVERGYPDRTGHMRYVDNHDEDRYLEECGAAPLRAAVGAVFTLPGTPMIYAGQERGVERQRGTMRWHDGDADLTEFHRRLVALRDDHAALRAPGMTSVSHAVDTGDGDRVVAYERTDDDETLVVVLHFGDGAASVSLDTPVGDTDLLSGNLVSSDGTVSVEDVVVVPAADG; the protein is encoded by the coding sequence ATGCACCATCCAGGCCCGCCGCGGTTCGCCGCCGTCGGCGACCCGGTCGAACTGGCGCCGCGCCGGCCCGACCCCGACGTGGCCGCCGAGTGGGAGCTGGTCGAGCGGCCAGCGGGGAGTACGGCGACGCTCGGTGACGGTCCGGTCTGTCACCTCAACCCCGACGTTCCGGGCGTGTACCGGGCGGCGGTGTCTATCGCCGGCGAGACGCACGAGCAGGTCGTGCGGGCGTTCCCGGCCGTCACCGAGACCGTCCGGTTCAGCGTTACCGAAGACGACTTCGGGGCCGAGGACCTCGCCGTCGCCGACCGCGCCGTCGTCATCGGGAAGTTCAACGACTTCACGATGGGGACACACTGGGCCGAACGCGACGGCGACGAGTGGGTCGTCGAGGCCGACCTGCCGCCGGGGACCCACCACGCTATCTTCAGTTTCGACGGCTCCTTCGAGGCGACTGCGACCGACGAAGTCACCGTCGAGGGACCCGGTCGGCCGGGGGTCGAACTCGCCGGCGACCGCGTCGACGGGGACCTCGTCGTCTCTGCGCACGTCCGCGCGGCCCCGTCGGGAAGCGAGCCGGCGGTGGAGTTCCATCTCGACGGCCGAGACACGCTGGCGGAGTCAGCCGTGACCGTCGACGGCGACGAACTCCGGGTCCCACGCGAGGCCCTTCCCGAGACGGCCCGGATTCACGCGGTCGCCGTCGCCGAGCGCCACAGCGTCTCTGACACGCTGGTCGTGGAGCGCGACGGCAGGACCGGGGGCGGGGAGACGAGCGCAGGCGACACACTGGCCGTCTCACGGCCGGCCGACCCGCCGGCCTGGACCGGCGACGCCACCATCTACGAGATATTCGTCCGGTCGTTCGCGGGCGAGACCGTCGCCACCACTTTCGAGGCCATCGAGCGGCGGGTCCCCTACATCGAGTCGCTGGGGGTCGACGTGGTGTGGCTCACGCCCGTCCAGGCGAGTCCGACCCGGCACGGCTACCACATCACGGACTTCTTCGACACCGCCGCGGACCTGGGGACGCGCCGGGAGTTCGAGTCGCTGGTCGACCGGCTCCACGACGCGGGAATCCGGGTCGTCTTCGACCTGGTCATCAACCACAGCTCGCGGGACCACCCGGCCTTCCAGCTCCACCGGGCGGGCGTCCCAGAGTACGCCGATTACTACGAGCGCGTCCCGGCCGAGCGCGACCTCTCCGGCGTCGACTGGGCCGGCGAGGACGCCCCGGGGTACTACTTCAACTGGACGCACATCCCGAACCTCAACTACGACTCGCCGGCCGTCCGCCGCTGGATGCTCGACGTGGTCGAGGAGTGGCGCGACGTGGTCGACGGCTTCCGCTGTGACGTGGCCTGGGGCGTCCCACACGGGTTCTGGAAGGAGGTCCGCGAGCGGGTGAAAGCCGACGACCCCGAGTTCCTGCTGCTCGACGAGACGGTCCCGCGCGACGCCGCCTTCGCGGAAAACGAGTTCGACCTCCACTACGACACGGACCTGTTCGACTCGCTCCGCGACGTGGGCCGGGGCGACGAGCCGGTGTCGGCGCTGTTCGGCGCCCTCGACGAATCGGTCGAGCGGGGCTACCCCGACCGCACCGGCCACATGCGCTACGTCGACAACCACGACGAGGACCGTTACCTCGAGGAGTGTGGGGCCGCGCCGCTGCGGGCGGCCGTCGGAGCAGTGTTCACGCTCCCCGGGACGCCGATGATATACGCCGGCCAGGAGCGCGGCGTCGAGCGCCAGCGCGGGACGATGCGCTGGCACGACGGCGACGCCGACCTCACGGAGTTCCACCGACGGCTGGTGGCGCTGCGGGACGACCACGCCGCCCTGCGCGCACCAGGAATGACATCGGTTTCGCACGCCGTCGACACCGGCGACGGGGACCGCGTCGTCGCCTACGAGCGCACCGACGACGACGAGACGCTGGTCGTCGTCCTGCACTTCGGCGACGGGGCGGCGTCGGTCTCACTGGATACCCCGGTCGGGGACACCGACCTTCTCAGTGGCAATCTGGTCAGTAGCGACGGGACGGTTTCGGTCGAAGATGTCGTCGTCGTGCCGGCGGCGGACGGCTGA
- a CDS encoding extracellular solute-binding protein has protein sequence MTMERRTILKRIGGVGATAAVAGCSVREQGGDGSGGGAASGDGAADDESGASQGGTATAWYQLQDSEIPAREAAMETFTSETEFAVDGSDISDMEKKTTSAIPAGQGPEIFEWAHDWVGDYYQREFVVDQFEALSVSLDQFTDAAASAVQFDDAVVGLPHSAETVTLIYNADIVDEAPETVEDMVAAMEDYHDPSSSQYGLAAPFNPYFTSGWIQAFGGYYFDPDQDPALGLDAAEAVEGLQFALDTLRPYMPDDPNYEPQAATFSEGNAAFAVNGPWYLATLNQNDVNYEVATFPDIDGGEVTPYTGISMWYFADAMSEGGADATAARNFVEWFATNEDHATRLAEEQGAIPVLDSLVGSDELPAHVRTYSQTVSQGVPMPTDPRMNKVWAPLENALIEAFNGDASAEDALTTAAEEIRSNWE, from the coding sequence ATGACGATGGAACGACGGACGATACTCAAGCGAATCGGCGGCGTCGGGGCGACTGCGGCCGTAGCCGGCTGCAGCGTCCGAGAGCAGGGCGGCGACGGGTCGGGCGGGGGAGCGGCGTCCGGCGACGGCGCGGCCGACGACGAAAGCGGCGCGAGCCAGGGCGGGACCGCGACGGCGTGGTACCAGCTCCAAGACTCGGAGATTCCCGCGCGGGAGGCCGCGATGGAGACGTTCACCAGCGAGACGGAGTTCGCCGTCGACGGGTCGGACATCTCCGACATGGAGAAAAAGACCACGAGCGCGATTCCGGCCGGGCAGGGGCCGGAGATATTCGAGTGGGCGCACGACTGGGTCGGCGACTACTACCAGCGGGAGTTCGTCGTCGACCAGTTCGAGGCCCTCTCCGTGAGCCTAGACCAGTTCACGGACGCCGCGGCCTCCGCCGTCCAGTTCGACGACGCCGTCGTCGGCCTCCCGCACTCGGCGGAGACGGTGACGCTCATCTACAACGCGGACATCGTCGACGAGGCTCCCGAGACGGTCGAGGACATGGTGGCGGCGATGGAGGACTACCACGACCCGAGCAGCAGCCAGTACGGCCTCGCCGCGCCGTTCAATCCGTACTTCACGAGCGGCTGGATTCAGGCCTTCGGGGGCTACTACTTCGACCCGGACCAGGACCCGGCGCTCGGGCTCGACGCCGCCGAAGCCGTCGAGGGACTCCAGTTCGCCCTCGACACGCTCCGGCCGTACATGCCCGACGACCCGAACTACGAACCGCAGGCCGCGACCTTCTCGGAGGGCAACGCCGCCTTCGCGGTCAACGGGCCGTGGTACCTGGCGACGCTGAACCAGAACGACGTGAACTACGAGGTGGCGACGTTCCCCGACATCGACGGCGGCGAGGTGACGCCCTACACCGGCATCTCGATGTGGTACTTCGCGGACGCGATGAGCGAGGGCGGGGCCGACGCGACGGCTGCGCGGAACTTCGTCGAGTGGTTCGCCACAAACGAGGACCACGCAACGCGACTCGCCGAGGAGCAGGGCGCGATTCCGGTCCTCGACAGCCTCGTCGGCAGTGACGAACTCCCCGCCCACGTCCGGACGTACTCCCAGACGGTCAGCCAGGGGGTTCCGATGCCGACCGACCCCCGCATGAACAAGGTCTGGGCCCCGCTCGAGAACGCCCTCATCGAGGCGTTCAACGGCGACGCGAGCGCCGAAGACGCACTGACGACCGCCGCCGAGGAAATCCGCAGCAACTGGGAGTGA
- a CDS encoding carbohydrate ABC transporter permease, producing the protein MSTVSRAADRIESVPFLTRDDASLLLVLPGLFVFSAFMLFPVLYLLGISFTNAEPANLFAGEGVVAVLTFGDALFVGLSNYVDVLTDPQFWNSFGVTWLFVATSVTLKIGASLAIALVVTSDLVRGKRVLRSLIIFPMGLPPIFTITVWRGIFSSAEFGLMNQLLTAFGASSVAWLSGRWTAFVAYNVTEAWLAYPFMVIITVSALQDVPEELHEAAVVDGAGFLARFAHITLPSIKRPVLFASILTSAASFQQFLIPFVFNQGGPARANELIVVYGYREALSFQQYGRGAAISIIALVFIGAFMWLNVKKGKLADGVND; encoded by the coding sequence ATGAGTACGGTCTCACGAGCGGCGGACCGCATCGAATCGGTCCCGTTTCTGACGCGGGACGACGCGTCGTTACTGCTAGTGCTGCCGGGGCTGTTCGTCTTCTCGGCGTTCATGCTGTTCCCGGTCCTCTACCTGCTCGGCATCTCCTTTACCAACGCCGAGCCGGCGAACCTCTTCGCCGGCGAGGGTGTCGTCGCCGTACTCACGTTCGGCGACGCGCTGTTCGTCGGCCTGTCGAACTACGTCGACGTACTGACCGACCCGCAGTTCTGGAACTCCTTCGGCGTCACCTGGCTGTTCGTCGCCACGAGCGTCACGCTCAAAATCGGAGCGAGCCTGGCTATCGCGCTCGTCGTCACGAGCGACCTCGTCCGGGGCAAGCGCGTCCTGCGCTCGCTCATCATCTTCCCGATGGGGCTGCCGCCGATTTTCACCATCACCGTGTGGCGCGGCATCTTCAGCTCCGCCGAGTTCGGGCTGATGAACCAGTTGCTGACCGCGTTCGGGGCGAGTTCGGTCGCGTGGCTGTCGGGCCGCTGGACCGCCTTCGTCGCGTACAACGTCACGGAGGCGTGGCTGGCGTACCCGTTCATGGTCATCATCACCGTCAGCGCGCTCCAAGACGTGCCCGAGGAGCTCCACGAGGCCGCGGTCGTCGACGGCGCGGGCTTTCTCGCCCGCTTTGCCCACATCACGCTGCCGTCCATCAAGCGGCCCGTCCTGTTCGCGTCGATTCTCACGTCGGCCGCGTCGTTCCAGCAGTTTCTCATCCCGTTCGTGTTCAATCAGGGCGGGCCGGCCCGGGCCAACGAACTCATCGTCGTCTACGGGTACCGCGAAGCGCTGTCGTTCCAGCAGTACGGTCGCGGCGCGGCCATCAGCATCATCGCGCTCGTCTTCATCGGCGCGTTCATGTGGCTCAACGTCAAGAAGGGCAAGCTCGCCGACGGGGTGAACGACTGA